A stretch of the Rhizomicrobium sp. genome encodes the following:
- a CDS encoding GIY-YIG nuclease family protein, whose protein sequence is MRAGENLRLVTGLRRRRAPTGSRSLFEFKGDAGIFSERGYPSTSNCHGPRMRATQVTAAVSKTYYVYILASKRNGTLYIGVTNDLARRVWEHKQGLVEGFTKKHHVTTLVYYEVFDDIGFAIARETRLKKYKREWKINLIQVRNVEWEDLYETLS, encoded by the coding sequence ATGCGAGCGGGCGAAAACCTGCGATTGGTCACAGGATTGCGACGGCGTCGTGCGCCAACAGGCTCTCGGTCACTTTTTGAGTTCAAAGGCGATGCAGGTATATTTTCCGAGCGGGGCTACCCCTCCACCTCAAATTGTCATGGCCCGCGAATGCGGGCCACCCAGGTGACGGCCGCTGTGTCGAAGACTTACTACGTCTATATTCTTGCGAGTAAGCGTAACGGCACGCTCTATATCGGCGTCACCAACGATCTTGCTCGGCGCGTTTGGGAACATAAGCAGGGCTTGGTCGAAGGGTTTACGAAGAAGCATCACGTGACGACGTTGGTCTACTATGAGGTCTTCGATGACATCGGCTTCGCTATCGCACGCGAGACGCGATTGAAGAAATACAAACGCGAATGGAAGATCAATTTGATCCAGGTACGGAATGTCGAATGGGAGGATTTATATGAGACGCTGTCCTGA
- the argF gene encoding ornithine carbamoyltransferase, whose product MNAPTGRVGTVKHFLDLSDFDAATLTALIADARRRKDARAHLPKGVEDADRPLAGRMLALIFDKPSTRTRISFDVGMQQLGGKTLMLTGAEMQLGRGETMADTARVLSRYVDAVMIRTLDQDMLHELADNSTVPVINGMTKLSHPCQVLADIMTFEEHRGPIQGRTIAWTGDSNNVQASWVHAAATLGFTFRIATPKELAPRESLRQWAEAAGAKVQFMSDPEAALDGADCVIADTWVSMGDEDTTRQRHNLLKPYQANERLMAHAAKDAIFMHCLPAHRGEEVTDEVLDGPHSVVFDEAENRLHAQKAVLVWALG is encoded by the coding sequence ATGAACGCGCCAACGGGACGGGTCGGGACGGTGAAGCATTTCCTCGACCTCAGCGATTTCGACGCCGCGACGCTGACGGCGCTGATCGCCGACGCCCGCCGGCGCAAGGACGCGCGCGCCCATCTGCCCAAGGGCGTGGAGGATGCCGACCGTCCGCTCGCCGGCCGGATGCTGGCGCTGATCTTCGACAAGCCGTCCACCCGCACCCGCATCTCCTTCGATGTCGGCATGCAGCAGCTCGGCGGCAAGACGCTCATGCTGACCGGCGCCGAGATGCAGCTCGGCCGCGGCGAGACCATGGCCGACACGGCGCGCGTGCTGTCGCGCTATGTCGACGCGGTGATGATCCGCACCCTCGACCAGGACATGCTGCACGAGCTGGCCGACAACTCGACCGTGCCGGTGATCAACGGCATGACCAAGCTCAGCCATCCCTGCCAGGTGCTCGCCGACATCATGACCTTCGAGGAGCATCGCGGTCCGATCCAGGGCCGCACGATCGCGTGGACCGGCGACTCCAACAACGTCCAGGCGAGCTGGGTGCATGCCGCGGCGACGCTGGGCTTCACCTTCCGCATCGCGACGCCGAAAGAGCTGGCGCCGCGCGAGAGCCTGCGCCAATGGGCCGAGGCCGCCGGCGCCAAGGTGCAGTTCATGAGCGACCCCGAGGCGGCGCTGGACGGCGCGGACTGCGTGATCGCCGACACCTGGGTCTCGATGGGCGACGAGGACACGACGCGCCAGCGCCACAACCTGCTCAAGCCCTATCAGGCGAACGAGCGGCTGATGGCACATGCCGCGAAGGACGCGATCTTCATGCACTGCCTGCCGGCGCATCGCGGCGAAGAGGTGACGGACGAGGTCCTGGACGGCCCGCACTCGGTCGTGTTCGACGAAGCGGAGAACCGCCTGCACGCGCAGAAGGCCGTGCTGGTGTGGGCGCTGGGGTAG
- a CDS encoding aspartate aminotransferase family protein: MFPSVLPTYNRADVAFVRGEGAYLFAEDGRRYLDFGAGIAVNAFGHAHPRLVSALTAQANRLWHTSNLYRVPGQESLSKKLVDSTFADTVFFTNSGAEACECAFKMARRYHYVSGHPEKFRIITFVGAFHGRTMAGIAAGGQEKYLEGFGPKVEGFDQVPPNDLKALEAAITPATAALMIEPIQGEGGLHPMPPDFLRALRRICDERGLLLILDEIQCGVGRTGKFFAHEWVGIAPDIMCVAKGIGGGFPLGACLATAEAAKGMTAGTHGSTYGGNPLGMAVGNEAVDMVLEPGFLEHVQQVGGYMRQRLSGLIAEHPTVFEELRGEGLMLGLKLRVSNVEFVAAARKHGLLIVGAGENVVRLLPPLVIGEEQVREGVALLSAAAADFEAQARTVAA; this comes from the coding sequence GTGTTTCCCTCGGTTTTGCCGACCTACAATCGGGCGGATGTCGCCTTCGTCCGTGGCGAAGGAGCGTATCTGTTTGCCGAGGACGGCCGTCGCTATCTGGATTTCGGCGCCGGCATCGCCGTCAACGCCTTCGGCCATGCCCATCCGCGACTGGTCTCCGCGCTGACGGCGCAGGCGAATCGGCTGTGGCACACCTCCAACCTCTACCGCGTGCCCGGGCAGGAGAGCCTGTCGAAGAAGCTGGTCGATTCGACCTTCGCCGACACGGTGTTCTTCACCAATTCCGGCGCCGAGGCCTGCGAATGCGCCTTCAAGATGGCGCGCCGCTATCATTATGTAAGCGGCCATCCCGAGAAATTCCGCATCATCACCTTCGTGGGCGCGTTCCACGGCCGCACCATGGCGGGCATCGCCGCCGGCGGGCAGGAGAAATATCTCGAAGGCTTCGGGCCGAAGGTCGAGGGCTTCGACCAGGTGCCGCCCAACGATCTCAAGGCGCTGGAAGCCGCCATCACCCCGGCGACCGCCGCGCTGATGATCGAGCCGATCCAGGGCGAGGGCGGACTGCATCCCATGCCGCCGGATTTCCTGCGCGCCCTGCGCCGGATCTGCGACGAACGCGGCCTGCTGCTGATCCTCGATGAGATCCAGTGCGGCGTCGGCCGCACCGGCAAGTTCTTCGCCCATGAATGGGTGGGCATCGCGCCGGACATCATGTGCGTCGCCAAGGGCATCGGCGGCGGCTTCCCGCTCGGCGCCTGCCTCGCCACCGCCGAAGCCGCCAAGGGCATGACGGCCGGCACGCATGGCTCGACCTATGGCGGCAATCCGCTGGGCATGGCGGTCGGCAACGAAGCGGTCGATATGGTGCTGGAGCCCGGCTTCCTCGAGCATGTGCAGCAGGTCGGCGGTTATATGCGCCAGCGGCTCTCCGGCCTGATCGCCGAACATCCCACGGTGTTCGAGGAGTTGCGCGGCGAGGGCCTGATGCTTGGCCTCAAGCTGCGCGTCTCCAATGTCGAGTTCGTCGCCGCCGCGCGCAAGCACGGCCTGCTGATCGTCGGCGCGGGCGAAAACGTCGTGCGCCTGTTGCCGCCGCTGGTCATCGGCGAGGAACAGGTGCGCGAGGGCGTCGCGCTGCTCTCGGCCGCCGCGGCGGATTTCGAGGCCCAGGCCAGGACGGTGGCGGCATGA
- a CDS encoding alpha/beta fold hydrolase, which translates to MSRRFLLILSIVVVAGAGAIFGFVQIDRANFGIPRFYVWRALGGQFHGGHRAAVNGVSIYYETYGSGPPVLVLHGAGAFLETMHYFIGGLSGTHTVIAVDSRGQGRSTDGPEPLTYGRMGDDMIALLDTLHIGQADVVGWSDGGIVGLDMAMKGRVRRLIAIGGNYDANGVDKSQVTPATFDAEINEVRPFYEAIAPDPKHFPVMVRKIRTLIETEPHYTPAQLGRIKARVLIVAGAHDAILRAHTDALAHAIPGATEIIVPGASHFGPLEQPDVYNAIAVAFLK; encoded by the coding sequence ATGTCGCGCAGGTTTCTGCTCATTCTGTCCATCGTGGTCGTCGCCGGCGCCGGCGCGATCTTCGGCTTCGTGCAGATCGACCGCGCCAATTTCGGCATTCCGCGCTTCTATGTCTGGCGCGCGCTGGGCGGCCAGTTCCATGGGGGCCATCGCGCAGCCGTCAACGGCGTGAGCATCTACTACGAGACCTATGGCAGCGGGCCGCCGGTGCTGGTGCTGCACGGCGCGGGCGCGTTCCTCGAGACCATGCACTACTTCATCGGCGGTCTCAGCGGGACCCACACTGTGATCGCCGTCGACAGCCGCGGCCAGGGCCGCTCGACCGACGGACCGGAGCCGCTCACCTATGGCCGGATGGGCGACGACATGATCGCGCTGCTGGATACGCTGCATATCGGGCAGGCGGACGTGGTGGGATGGAGCGATGGCGGGATCGTCGGCCTCGACATGGCGATGAAGGGCCGCGTGCGCCGGCTGATCGCGATCGGTGGGAACTACGACGCGAACGGCGTCGACAAAAGCCAGGTCACGCCCGCGACGTTCGACGCGGAGATCAATGAGGTGCGGCCGTTCTACGAGGCCATCGCACCGGACCCGAAGCATTTCCCGGTGATGGTGCGCAAGATCCGCACCCTGATCGAGACCGAGCCGCACTACACGCCCGCGCAACTGGGGCGGATCAAGGCGCGGGTGCTGATCGTCGCGGGCGCGCATGACGCGATCCTGCGGGCGCACACCGACGCGCTGGCGCACGCCATCCCGGGCGCGACGGAGATCATCGTGCCGGGCGCGAGCCATTTCGGGCCGCTGGAGCAGCCGGATGTCTACAACGCGATCGCGGTGGCGTTCTTGAAATAA
- a CDS encoding Hsp33 family molecular chaperone HslO yields MPEKPYRHAPAADFVLPFDLPEVGLRGRFVRLDATATRALSAHALPEPAARATGEALALAAILGTALKLDGRLTVQTKSDGPLDLITADYYGADGDVPIGLRGYGRLDAQRFADLPAPVAFEALAGDGSMAITIEPRRGGKTYQGIVELNPAGVAASAETYFAQSEQLPTVLRLAAGPLFVAGRPEPTWRAGGIMLQATPDGLGADDDWERLSMFLASVEDLELLDTELPAEQLLWRLFHEDETRVQPFQPVEFRCGCDTSRISAVLKSYSPKDRDGLADPDGMIRARCEFCGTVHAIDPKTLEGASK; encoded by the coding sequence ATGCCCGAAAAACCCTATCGCCACGCCCCTGCGGCCGACTTCGTCCTGCCGTTCGACCTGCCGGAAGTCGGCCTGCGCGGCCGCTTCGTGCGGCTCGACGCCACCGCGACCCGTGCGCTGTCGGCGCATGCCCTGCCGGAGCCTGCGGCGCGCGCCACCGGCGAAGCGCTCGCGCTGGCGGCGATCCTCGGCACCGCGCTCAAGCTCGACGGCCGCCTGACGGTGCAGACCAAGAGCGACGGCCCGCTCGACCTGATCACCGCCGACTACTACGGCGCCGATGGCGACGTGCCGATCGGCTTGCGCGGCTATGGCCGGCTCGATGCCCAGCGCTTCGCCGACCTGCCGGCGCCGGTGGCGTTCGAGGCGCTGGCCGGCGACGGCTCGATGGCGATCACCATCGAGCCGCGGCGCGGCGGCAAGACCTATCAGGGCATCGTCGAGCTCAATCCCGCCGGCGTCGCCGCTTCCGCCGAAACCTATTTCGCGCAGTCGGAGCAATTGCCGACCGTGTTGCGTCTCGCGGCCGGGCCGCTGTTCGTCGCGGGCAGGCCGGAGCCGACCTGGCGCGCGGGCGGCATCATGCTGCAGGCGACGCCGGACGGCCTGGGCGCCGACGACGATTGGGAGCGCCTGTCGATGTTCCTCGCTTCGGTCGAGGATCTCGAACTGCTCGACACCGAGCTTCCGGCCGAGCAGTTGCTGTGGCGGCTGTTCCACGAGGACGAGACGCGGGTGCAGCCCTTCCAGCCGGTCGAATTCCGCTGCGGCTGCGACACCAGCCGGATTTCCGCCGTGCTGAAGTCCTACAGCCCCAAGGACCGCGACGGCCTCGCCGATCCCGATGGCATGATCCGCGCCCGCTGCGAGTTCTGCGGCACGGTGCACGCGATCGATCCGAAGACGCTGGAAGGCGCGAGCAAGTAG
- a CDS encoding molecular chaperone HscC: MIVGIDLGTTNSLIGVWREGEATLIPNALGQYLTPSVVAADDGGNILVGQPARDRMVSHPGSAAAFFKRYMGTDRAIPVGKKTYRADELSALVLRALKSDAEAFLGEPVTEAVVTVPAYFNDAQRKATKAAAQLAGLKVDRLLTEPTAAALAYGFTLGEDESTVLVIDLGGGTLDISLLHSFEGIMEVKATAGDIWLGGEDFTDAIVAAFLAEAGKAAGIPPLAEGLAVHATLRRQAELAKRLLSEKEEATLTLNYEGKPVSWTLTRDAFDRLGEPLLAKVRQPLERALRDARIAPDKIDRIVFAGGATRMPLFRKLVARLFRQLPVSHINPDEVVARGAAVRAGLLAGGKGLEEHVLTDVAPFTLGVEISNRTENGALLQGLFLPIIERNTMIPASRSHVLSTLSDNQDRVLVPIYQGEARFVRDNVRLGELLCYVPRAPAGKERLEVRFSYDSSGLLDVDVTVLSNGARANLLIEGNPGVLTREEIATRLAGLARLKVHPRDEAQNVAVVARAERIFQESLGDVRLAVGQWLDAFSMVIESQDLDAIAAARAALDKQLDMVDTNALR, translated from the coding sequence ATGATCGTCGGCATAGACCTCGGCACCACCAACAGCCTGATCGGCGTCTGGCGGGAGGGTGAAGCAACCCTCATCCCCAATGCGCTCGGGCAATACCTGACCCCATCCGTCGTCGCGGCCGACGACGGCGGCAACATCCTCGTCGGCCAGCCGGCGCGCGACCGCATGGTCAGCCATCCCGGCTCCGCCGCCGCGTTCTTCAAGCGCTACATGGGCACCGACCGCGCCATCCCCGTCGGCAAGAAGACCTATCGTGCCGACGAGCTTTCGGCCCTGGTGCTGCGCGCCCTCAAATCCGATGCCGAGGCCTTCCTCGGCGAACCCGTCACCGAGGCCGTCGTCACCGTCCCCGCCTATTTCAACGACGCCCAGCGCAAGGCGACCAAGGCGGCGGCGCAGCTCGCCGGCCTGAAAGTCGACCGCCTCCTCACCGAGCCGACCGCCGCGGCGCTCGCCTACGGCTTCACGCTCGGCGAGGACGAGAGCACCGTGCTGGTGATCGACCTGGGCGGCGGCACGCTCGACATCTCGCTGCTGCATTCCTTCGAAGGCATCATGGAGGTCAAGGCGACCGCCGGCGACATCTGGCTGGGCGGCGAGGATTTCACCGACGCCATCGTCGCCGCCTTCCTGGCCGAGGCCGGCAAGGCCGCGGGCATCCCGCCGCTCGCCGAAGGCCTCGCGGTGCACGCGACGCTGCGCCGCCAGGCCGAGCTCGCCAAGCGCCTGCTGAGCGAGAAGGAGGAGGCGACCCTCACCCTCAACTATGAGGGCAAGCCCGTCAGCTGGACGCTGACCCGCGACGCCTTCGACCGGCTCGGCGAGCCGCTGCTGGCCAAGGTGCGCCAGCCGCTGGAGCGTGCGCTGCGCGACGCGCGCATCGCGCCGGACAAGATCGACCGCATCGTCTTCGCCGGCGGCGCGACCCGCATGCCGCTGTTCCGCAAGCTGGTGGCGCGGCTGTTCCGCCAGCTGCCGGTCTCGCACATCAATCCCGACGAGGTGGTGGCGCGCGGCGCCGCGGTGCGCGCCGGCCTGCTGGCGGGCGGCAAAGGCCTCGAGGAGCATGTCCTCACCGACGTCGCACCGTTCACGCTGGGCGTCGAGATCTCCAACCGGACCGAGAACGGCGCCCTGCTGCAGGGCCTGTTCCTGCCCATCATCGAGCGCAACACGATGATCCCCGCCAGCCGCTCGCATGTCCTGAGCACGCTGAGCGACAACCAGGATCGCGTGCTGGTGCCGATTTATCAGGGCGAGGCGCGCTTCGTGCGCGACAATGTCCGGCTCGGCGAGCTCCTGTGCTACGTGCCGCGCGCGCCGGCGGGCAAGGAGCGGCTCGAAGTGCGCTTCTCCTACGACTCCAGCGGCCTGCTCGACGTCGACGTGACGGTGCTCAGCAACGGGGCGCGCGCCAACCTGCTGATCGAGGGCAATCCGGGCGTGCTCACGCGCGAGGAGATCGCGACGCGGCTGGCGGGTCTGGCCAGGCTCAAAGTGCATCCGCGCGACGAGGCGCAGAACGTCGCGGTCGTCGCGCGGGCCGAGCGCATCTTCCAGGAATCGCTGGGCGACGTCCGTTTGGCGGTGGGCCAGTGGCTCGATGCCTTCTCCATGGTGATCGAGAGCCAGGACCTCGACGCCATCGCGGCGGCGCGCGCGGCCCTCGACAAGCAGCTCGACATGGTCGACACCAACGCGCTGCGCTGA
- a CDS encoding HAD-IA family hydrolase, producing the protein MAVLVLDCDGVVVRGHAEGGRWDRNLERDLGLDPERLHKRFFAPHWRRIAAGETEMLAVLERVWPELGCAASPRAFVDYWFAGDAALDDAVLAQVDAWRAQGGQAWLATVQEHNRARYLMETLGLARHFDGMLYSAALGALKPDRAFYARVQARLPVRVPDEVIFLDDALANVEAATAFGWRATQFRTADDLRAALSASAPPRD; encoded by the coding sequence ATGGCGGTTCTGGTCCTGGATTGCGACGGCGTGGTGGTGCGCGGGCACGCGGAGGGCGGCCGCTGGGACAGGAATCTCGAACGCGACCTCGGCCTCGATCCCGAACGGCTGCACAAACGCTTCTTCGCGCCCCATTGGCGCCGCATCGCCGCCGGCGAGACCGAGATGCTGGCGGTGCTCGAACGCGTCTGGCCGGAGCTCGGCTGCGCGGCGAGTCCGCGCGCCTTCGTCGATTACTGGTTCGCCGGCGACGCGGCGCTCGATGACGCCGTGCTGGCGCAGGTCGATGCCTGGCGGGCGCAAGGCGGCCAAGCCTGGCTCGCCACGGTGCAGGAACACAACCGCGCCCGCTATCTGATGGAGACGCTCGGCCTCGCCCGTCATTTCGACGGCATGCTCTATTCCGCCGCGCTGGGCGCGCTGAAGCCGGACCGGGCGTTCTACGCGCGCGTCCAGGCGCGGCTGCCGGTCCGCGTCCCGGATGAAGTGATCTTCCTCGACGATGCCCTCGCGAATGTCGAAGCCGCGACCGCCTTCGGCTGGCGTGCGACGCAGTTCAGGACCGCCGACGACCTGCGCGCTGCGCTCAGCGCTTCAGCGCCGCCCAGGGATTGA